A genomic region of Tamandua tetradactyla isolate mTamTet1 chromosome 2, mTamTet1.pri, whole genome shotgun sequence contains the following coding sequences:
- the DNAJB5 gene encoding dnaJ homolog subfamily B member 5 isoform X1 — protein sequence MIKRTVLSCPPPAAPPLQARGAFRSFPHFWGEDFLASLMFKIQLEPLKLRAWTLNGFVKFRNKETSAGPVAVMGKDYYKILGIPSGANEDEIKKAYRKMALKYHPDKNKEPNAEEKFKEIAEAYDVLSDPKKRSLYDQYGEEGLKTGGGTSGGSSGSFHYTFHGDPHATFASFFGGSNPFDIFFASSRSTRPFSGFDPDDMDVDEDEDPFGAFGRFGFNGLSRGPRRAPEPLYPRRKVQDPPVVHELRVSLEEIYHGSTKRMKITRRRLNPDGRTVRTEDKILHIVIKRGWKEGTKITFPKEGDATPDNIPADIVFVLKDKPHAHFRRDGTNVLYSALISLKEALCGCTVNIPTIDGRVIPLPCNDVIKPGTVKRLRGEGLPFPKVPTQRGDLIVEFKVRFPDRLTPQTRQILKQHLPCS from the exons ATGATTAAGCGCACAGTGCtctcctgcccacccccagcagcACCCCCACTCCAGGCCCGAGGAGCTTTCCGGAGCTTCCCACACTTCTGGGGAGAAGACTTCTTAGCCAGCTTGATGTTTAAAATTCAGCTGGAGCCCTTAAAACTTCGAGCGTGGACGCTGAATGGGTTTGTAAAGTTTCG AAATAAGGAGACCAGTGCCGGTCCAGTGGCTGTGATGGGAAAAGATTATTACAAGATTCTTGGGATCCCTTCGGGGGCCAATGAGGATGAGATCAAGAAAGCTTATCGGAAAATGGCCTTGAAGTACCACCCAGAcaagaacaaagaacccaatgCTGAGGAGAAGTTTAAGGAGATTGCAGAGGCCTATGATGTGCTGAGTGACCCTAAGAAACGGAGCCTGTATGACCAATACGGGGAGGAAG GCCTGAAGACTGGCGGTGGTACATCGGGTGGCTCCAGTGGCTCCTTTCACTACACCTTTCATGGGGACCCCCATGCCACCTTTGCCTCCTTCTTTGGTGGCTCCAATCCCTTCGATATCTTCTTTGCCAGCAGCCGCTCTACTCGGCCTTTCAGTGGCTTTGACCCAGATGACATGGATGTGGATGAAGATGAGGACCCATTTGGCGCCTTTGGCCGCTTTGGCTTCAATGGGCTGAGCAGGGGTCCAAGGCGAGCCCCAGAACCACTATATCCTCGGCGCAAAGTACAGGACCCACCTGTGGTGCACGAGCTGCGGGTGTCCCTGGAGGAGATCTATCATGGTTCCACCAAGCGCATGAAGATCACAAGGCGGCGTCTCAACCCTGATGGGCGAACTGTGCGAACCGAGGACAAGATCCTGCACATTGTCATTAAACGTGGCTGGAAGGAAGGCACCAAGATCACCTTCCCCAAAGAGGGCGATGCCACGCCTGACAACATCCCTGCCGACATTGTCTTCGTGCTCAAAGACAAACCCCATGCGCACTTCCGCCGAGATGGCACCAACGTGCTCTATAGTGCCCTGATCAGCCTCAAGGAG GCGCTGTGTGGTTGCACCGTGAACATTCCTACCATCGATGGCCGAGTGATCCCTTTGCCTTGCAATGATGTCATCAAGCCAGGCACCGTGAAGAGACTCCGTGGGGAGGGTCTTCCCTTTCCTAAGGTGCCCACCCAGCGGGGAGACCTCATTGTTGAGTTCAAAGTTCGCTTCCCAGACAGATTGACACCACAGACCCGACAGATCCTTAAGCAGCACTTACCCTGTTCCTAG
- the DNAJB5 gene encoding dnaJ homolog subfamily B member 5 isoform X2 — protein MGKDYYKILGIPSGANEDEIKKAYRKMALKYHPDKNKEPNAEEKFKEIAEAYDVLSDPKKRSLYDQYGEEGLKTGGGTSGGSSGSFHYTFHGDPHATFASFFGGSNPFDIFFASSRSTRPFSGFDPDDMDVDEDEDPFGAFGRFGFNGLSRGPRRAPEPLYPRRKVQDPPVVHELRVSLEEIYHGSTKRMKITRRRLNPDGRTVRTEDKILHIVIKRGWKEGTKITFPKEGDATPDNIPADIVFVLKDKPHAHFRRDGTNVLYSALISLKEALCGCTVNIPTIDGRVIPLPCNDVIKPGTVKRLRGEGLPFPKVPTQRGDLIVEFKVRFPDRLTPQTRQILKQHLPCS, from the exons ATGGGAAAAGATTATTACAAGATTCTTGGGATCCCTTCGGGGGCCAATGAGGATGAGATCAAGAAAGCTTATCGGAAAATGGCCTTGAAGTACCACCCAGAcaagaacaaagaacccaatgCTGAGGAGAAGTTTAAGGAGATTGCAGAGGCCTATGATGTGCTGAGTGACCCTAAGAAACGGAGCCTGTATGACCAATACGGGGAGGAAG GCCTGAAGACTGGCGGTGGTACATCGGGTGGCTCCAGTGGCTCCTTTCACTACACCTTTCATGGGGACCCCCATGCCACCTTTGCCTCCTTCTTTGGTGGCTCCAATCCCTTCGATATCTTCTTTGCCAGCAGCCGCTCTACTCGGCCTTTCAGTGGCTTTGACCCAGATGACATGGATGTGGATGAAGATGAGGACCCATTTGGCGCCTTTGGCCGCTTTGGCTTCAATGGGCTGAGCAGGGGTCCAAGGCGAGCCCCAGAACCACTATATCCTCGGCGCAAAGTACAGGACCCACCTGTGGTGCACGAGCTGCGGGTGTCCCTGGAGGAGATCTATCATGGTTCCACCAAGCGCATGAAGATCACAAGGCGGCGTCTCAACCCTGATGGGCGAACTGTGCGAACCGAGGACAAGATCCTGCACATTGTCATTAAACGTGGCTGGAAGGAAGGCACCAAGATCACCTTCCCCAAAGAGGGCGATGCCACGCCTGACAACATCCCTGCCGACATTGTCTTCGTGCTCAAAGACAAACCCCATGCGCACTTCCGCCGAGATGGCACCAACGTGCTCTATAGTGCCCTGATCAGCCTCAAGGAG GCGCTGTGTGGTTGCACCGTGAACATTCCTACCATCGATGGCCGAGTGATCCCTTTGCCTTGCAATGATGTCATCAAGCCAGGCACCGTGAAGAGACTCCGTGGGGAGGGTCTTCCCTTTCCTAAGGTGCCCACCCAGCGGGGAGACCTCATTGTTGAGTTCAAAGTTCGCTTCCCAGACAGATTGACACCACAGACCCGACAGATCCTTAAGCAGCACTTACCCTGTTCCTAG